Below is a window of Pyrobaculum aerophilum str. IM2 DNA.
GTACAATTTTTGCCACTTCTATTGGCTTTCGTTGCAACAGCTCAGATAAGCGCACGTATATACACGGTAGATTATTTAAAAGGATATACAGGAGGCGGGTTGAGAACACAATTAAAAACTAACAGTGTTGACAACTACGTATGTCAATACGCGTTTTAAAAGCCGGCGATGTATACAGAATAGAGGGCCCCGCCAAAGTGGTGGTGAGAAGGGGACAAGTCTATGCAACAGGCGTTGTCTATACAGAGGGGCAGAGTTTCACAGTGCTCAGAGCTCGCAGGCTTGTAATAAAGGCGTTGTCCGAGTCAGAGGTGGAGCTCGTGTTAGGGCCGGGGGCGTTGTTAGAAAGGGTAGATCCCAGAGAGGAGATTATTGACGAATGGGAAAGCAAAACTGCAAGCATAGATCCGAAAGGGGTTATAGTGATAGTGGGGATGATTGACGTGGGGAAGTCCACAATGACTGCCATGTTAGGCAATAAGGCGCTTGCTCGGGGTTACAAAGTGGCTATAATAGACGCTGACGTGGGCCAAAACGACTTGGGCCCTCCTACTACAGTTTCATTGGCGAGGCTCACTAAGTATATTACTCATCTTCGGCAACTAGTGGCTGAGAAAAGCATTTTTCTCCAAGCTACAAGCTTAGAGCGCATCTGGCCGCGGGCAATTGAACAAATAGCAAGGGCTGTAGATTTCGCAAAGAGATCGTGGCAAGTAGACACCATTATACTTAATACTGACGGCTGGGTGCTCGACGAAGAAGCAGTCGTATTTAAGCGTAGGCTAATAGATGTAATTAAGCCGTCGTTAATAATCGCAATTCAAGTGGAGAAGGAATTGGCCCCCGTGCTTGACGGGTATAACAACGTAGTAGTACTCCCCCCGCCTCCCCAAGTCAGGTCCCGGTCGCGGGAGGACAGGAAAATACACAGGGAAATGGGGTACGGACGCTATATATTTCCCCCAGTGGAGCTGGCTATACCTCTTGATAAAATACCAATATGCAATTTACCTATTTTTAAGGGCATTGAAATAGGCGATGAGCTTAAGAGAATTCTCGCCAGGGCTATAGGCACGGGAGTTTTAAAGGCATATCAAGTGGGCAATAGAGTATACGCTATAATTGAAAACGACGCCTGGGTGGTGAGAAGAGTCAGCGGTTTCCAAGTAATTGGATTACCAATAGATTTTGAAAAAGGACTGCTTGTAGGGCTTGAAGACGCTGAACACTTCCTAGTTGGGCTAGGCGTGATGAAGCGAATATATTATGATCGGAGAAAGGCCATAATATATACATCTAGTGAGGTTGAGAGAAGAATAGGAGAGGTAAAATGCATCAGACTGGGCTTAGTGAGGCTGGACGATAACTTCAACGAGGTAGAAAAAGCGTATAGTCTGCTGAAGGTCGAGCACGAATAGCGAGAAAAACTTATAACTGAGGAGTATATTCGCAATAAATGAGCGGAGCGGGCAGCCCCTGAATATAATGAGGACACCATCTCAAGGCGATTATACGTTAATAATGTCACTTAATAAGCCCACGAAGGTGAAGTCTGGGAGGTATATCTCAACGTTATCCGGGTTCCACTCAACGTATTTTAGGAACGTGCGCCCCTCGGCGGCTAATTGAGGTATTTCCCTCACGTCGACCCCTGTTATTAACGGATGGCTGGCCGGGAGTACGACGACTTTTAATCTTCCCCGTCTTTTACAGGGCTCATCGTACAACGCCTTGCAGATTTTGGCGCGAGAAGTGGTGATTTTAAGTATAGCTGGCTCTTTAACTGCGTATCCAAGCTCATCCCGTATGACTACAGCTGGGTGTGTGTGTCCCATGACTACAGTGTCTGCCTTCTCTAAGTCCTCTTTGGTAGGTTTAACGTGTCCGTGGAAGAGGAGGAATTTCTTAATGAGAATCCCCCTAGTTGGCGCAATTTCCACGCCCTCTATACCATTAGCTATCTCG
It encodes the following:
- a CDS encoding Clp1/GlmU family protein; the protein is MSIRVLKAGDVYRIEGPAKVVVRRGQVYATGVVYTEGQSFTVLRARRLVIKALSESEVELVLGPGALLERVDPREEIIDEWESKTASIDPKGVIVIVGMIDVGKSTMTAMLGNKALARGYKVAIIDADVGQNDLGPPTTVSLARLTKYITHLRQLVAEKSIFLQATSLERIWPRAIEQIARAVDFAKRSWQVDTIILNTDGWVLDEEAVVFKRRLIDVIKPSLIIAIQVEKELAPVLDGYNNVVVLPPPPQVRSRSREDRKIHREMGYGRYIFPPVELAIPLDKIPICNLPIFKGIEIGDELKRILARAIGTGVLKAYQVGNRVYAIIENDAWVVRRVSGFQVIGLPIDFEKGLLVGLEDAEHFLVGLGVMKRIYYDRRKAIIYTSSEVERRIGEVKCIRLGLVRLDDNFNEVEKAYSLLKVEHE
- a CDS encoding metallophosphoesterase codes for the protein MRGILLPLRREKILLLADTHVGYEVELRRVKGINVMSQTQRLINGVVELVDYYGATSVVILGDVKHELPVPRESAEEVRMFLKAVAKKAPLILIPGNHDSLLHEIANGIEGVEIAPTRGILIKKFLLFHGHVKPTKEDLEKADTVVMGHTHPAVVIRDELGYAVKEPAILKITTSRAKICKALYDEPCKRRGRLKVVVLPASHPLITGVDVREIPQLAAEGRTFLKYVEWNPDNVEIYLPDFTFVGLLSDIINV